One Amaranthus tricolor cultivar Red isolate AtriRed21 chromosome 1, ASM2621246v1, whole genome shotgun sequence DNA window includes the following coding sequences:
- the LOC130806859 gene encoding B3 domain-containing protein REM5-like: MAKKSSCFFQPLIPGFLSNFSIPRSFHKQLQVQDKQDKNEVVLRDKRGKTWEIKVDHQQGYKFKDGWEYFCKYYGLQVGDFLVFKHRGNLVFDVLIFDPTACERKFQRLNTSITNNGIHAPGKKGFKRVADVYKACSESGSNASFKPRGYPYCRIVVKSYTFRWGAMDLPSTFCKENDVKENSSGVLMIDERGDTWQLSLKKHGKKIYIGQWRHLHRQNGYQVGDSLVFELICSAKLPVMKLYTS, encoded by the exons ATGGCGAAGAAATCATCTTGTTTTTTTCAGCCACTTATCCCTGGTTTTCTATCTAATTTT TCAATTCCAAGATCCTTCCATAAACAGCTACAAGTACAAGACAAGCAGGACAAGAATGAGGTGGTATTAAGAGATAAACGAGGGAAAACTTGGGAGATTAAGGTTGATCATCAACAAGGTTATAAATTCAAAGATGGTTGGgaatatttttgtaaatattatggTTTACAAGTTGGTGATTTTTTGGTGTTTAAACACCGAGGTAACTTGGTTTTTGACGTTCTAATCTTTGATCCTACTGCTTGCGAACGCAAATTTCAACGTCTGAATACATCTATCACAAATAATGGTATTCATGCCCCCGGAAAGAAAG GGTTTAAGAGAGTTGCAGACGTTTACAAGGCTTGTTCAGAATCAGGGAGCAATGCTAGCTTCAAGCCCAGGGGCTATCCTTACTGCCGTATCGTTGTTAAGTCATACACCTTTCGCTGGGGTGCAATG GATCTGCCGAGTACATTTTGCAAGGAAAATGATGTTAAAGAGAATTCAAGTGGAGTGCTAATGATAGATGAAAGAGGGGATACATGGCAACTTTCATTAAAGAAGCATGGTAAGAAGATATATATTGGACAGTGGCGTCACTTGCACAGACAAAACGGATATCAAGTTGGCGATTCACTTGTGTTCGAACTCATTTGCTCTGCAAAACTGCCTGTCATGAAGTTGTATACTAGTTAG